From the Rhinopithecus roxellana isolate Shanxi Qingling chromosome 5, ASM756505v1, whole genome shotgun sequence genome, the window TCACTACAATCTAGAAAAGGAATAGCCACATGCAGCTAATGGCTATTTTAATGGATCATGCAGATCTAGAAATACAGACACTAAAAACCTAAAGGCCATCCAGTCCCACAGTGTTGAGTGTTTCATCACTTGTGCCTTCATGCCTAGACAAGAATCTTTGGATTGGTTTTCCAGACAAATATTAGTTGAAAAGCTGCCAAAGTAATGGaaacaaatttcaaatattataattaaagCTGTATAACAGTGAAATGGGCTATCTCCAGAAAGCCTATCACTTAATACTCttcagcaaaaacagaaaacacacttAACAAAGATGTCAAAACCCCCcacaaaatgaaaaaactgaattATCTCTGACACCTGACTCTGAGAACCTCAGTTTAGGCTTCATTTCCACCTTCTATCCCTGACATTACTCCTGGCTAGCTGGTTCGGGGCATATTTGAGGAGGATCTGAAGAATTCTTCAAGATTGGCGAGACAGTAGTTTAACTTTTGAAATGATCTCTCCCTGTTacctacctcatcctcccgaaAACACCTACACAACTAACACATCCTGTGTCTCAACTAATTCCATGGCACTTTGGGCCTTGAAATTAGTTCAGCTTACAGAAGAAACCTCTCATCTAGCCTCTGATACTTAGCTCTATGATGGCAGCTTAGGAAACGAGAGGTTAAGAGGTATCAGGAGACCATAAACCCACACATACGCTGTAGAGGAAAAAACCTTAAGCTCTAGACCTGATTCTGGTTGAGGTTGAGTTCGATGACTTGCAGCTCTCCCACTGTGTCAGGTATACTTCGAATCTGGTTCTTAGAGAGATCCACCACATCCAGGTGTCGTAGGCTACAAAGTTGGAGAGGTAATGCTCCCAGTTGGTTCCCAGAGAGGCTCAGGGTCTTGAGGGCAGAGAGTTGCCCAAAGGTAGACGGCAGCTCTCTAAGGTGATTGTTGTTCAGGCTTAGCGTCTCTAGTTTTTTCAGATTGCATATCTCATCAGGCAGAACAGCTggcaaagaaaatttttttaaaacctgaatctgatagagctgaaaacaaCTTTGATGAAGTTTCTAAAGACTATATGGCAGGCTTTTTCGCCTcttgttaatatatgtaaaattccCACATGTGCCATTTTTAGGTATTGCATTTTACCAACATAGTCTTCAGAAGGTGAGGGTGCCATCAAAATTCAGGTGAGCATTTGTGTGTATAATGGACTCCTTTTGTAAAGGGGTCCAAGGCACAATTTGACGGCAATTTTGTGATATTTGGAAGATCCTCCCCTTCCCATCCATCCCCCATTCCAAGTTAGGTAGCTTTGTTTACATTACATCCCCAAAATGTTCTTCCCTTTCAAGTCCAAATTAACCCAGTAACAATCATTGTAACACCCAGAGAGGCTTATTTTAGATGTAATTAcaagaagtagaaagaaggtttcaaGGATTCCGGCATTCTGCAACTTGAGCCCTCCTGCACGGTTTCATAAcgaaaacaaaaatcagcctgtAACAGGAAACCACCCCTGGTAACAGCTTATCACTAGCAAAAGCCTCCCAGGCAAGAGCCATACTCAGTTTGTTGTTGTTCAGGGAGAGGCTCTTCAGTAGAGTGAACTTTCCTATCAGCAAAGGCGGTAGGCTCTCGATCTTGTTGTTGGACAAGTCGATGGTCCTGAGATTGCTCGTGAGCTTCTGCAAGTCTGCGGGGAACTGGAGAAAGGAGTTCACAGCGTGGAGAATCCCGCACCGACTAAGTTCGCCGCCCCCGCCGTCCCTCTCCCTTTAAGTTCCCTGGTCGTGTCCCTCCCATTCTCACCTCGGTCAGCCCTCGGTCCTTAAGCTGAAAGACACCAGTTTTCTGCGCCGTTTCCACATGAGCGCGGAGCGCACTGTTTCCCATCCTAGCGCCGCGGCACAGGTCCCTGCGGGAAGGAAGCGCAGCTGTCACCGCCCAGTCCACCCGGTCGGCCTCCCGGCTGGGTCTCCTGCCCCAGCTCTCATCTCCCGCCGATCCCTGGCTCCTGGGGCCCGACCCAAGAGCGGCAAGGAAGAAACGGAAGAACAGACAGCCCAACCACCAAGCCCTGCCGCCTTTGCAACTCTGCGGAGGCCAGGCGCCTCTGGGAGCCTACGGAAGATCACGGAACCCCGGACTCGCCTCCCACCGCTCAGCTGCCGGATGGCTCCGCAGATGAAGACCCAGGACCCGCAGTAGCCGGGATGCGCTCCCCGGCTTAGCCCCGGGCGGGACCGCCCTGTGACGTCATCGAGCCGCGCCGTGCGTTCGCCCTGCGTTCCAGCTCACTGTTGGCGCCTTCGCGGGAGGTGAGGCCGAGCCATGGCCGCTGCCAACCCCTGGGACCCGGCGTCCGCACCTAACGGCGCTGGGCTAGTGCTAGGCCACTTCATAGCTTCCGGGATGGTCAATCAGGTGCGTAGGGGCGGCGGTGGCGTCATCAAGGGGGTGCCAACGGTGGCAACAGAATATGGCTGTGAGTTGGTGCTGCTGGCTGTGGGAGTGGTGAGGGTCGTGGTTGGGGTCTGTACTATAGTAATAGAGCCCCTTCCAGGCAACAGCCGCGACCGTTCTGCCGTGGGTGCTTGGAAAACGGGGATCTGAGTAGATGGTGTTTAGGGTAGACTGTGTTTTGAGTGTCTGTAGGGTAAATTTGTCCCCGGCCCGTTTGTAGGAGAGTAGACTGCTGTTACCGGCCTTTTTTTTAATCTAGTGATACTGCCTCTAGACTGTAGTGTAAGGCGGGGATGGGAAATACGGATCATTATGTCCCCTCGCGGAACAAGCATTCCCAACAACGCTCGTTTGTGGGAAGTATTGAATCGTATTTGGGGCGGGaggtgctgggtagagaaggcgCTAgaagctcttttttgtttttttgttttttatatttatttatttatttatttatttatttatttatttgagacagtctcgctctgtcgcccaggctggagtgcagtggcacggccTCGGCtcgcatttatttatttatttatttatttatttatttgagacagtctcgctctgtcgcccaggctggagtgcagtggcacggcctcggctcgctgcaacctccgcctcccgggttcaagcgattctcttgcctcagtctcccgagtagctgggattacagatgtgcaccaccacacccagctaatttttttgtatttttttttaatgtttagtagagacggatttcaccgtgttagccaggatggtctcgatctcctgacttcgtgatccacccgcctcggcctcccaaagtgctgggattacaggcttgagtcaccgtgccagGCCTTGGCATCTttacaggccaaaaaaaaaaaaaaaagtattgactAAAAAGATAAGACCTTGGAACGTGAATGGAGGAAGAGATTAATtttgagaaggagagaaaagagacattAACTCAAGGAGTCACAAAGTGGCAGTTTTAGGTTGGGCAAGAAGAGCATGTTGGGGGAAGGAGCCAATAGAGGGAGAAATTGAACATGTGAGGAAATAATGGAATGCAAGTGACAGAAGGGCATGGGGAAAGTGGGATCAAGGGCATTgagaaaaatggggaaagaaatTTTGATATATAGAGGAAGTTGAGGAAtttcactaaaaagaaaacagaaaagttaaaCTGATCTGTAAAAATTAGCACCatattagccagcgtggtggcgtgcacctgtggtcccagctactcccaggACCACATGGGTCCCGGAGGCTCagatgggaagatggcttgagctcagcagatggaggttacagtgagacgcGATTGGGCCACTCCacttagcctgggcgacagagtgagaccttgtctcagaaaaaaaaaaaaaaaaaaaaaagcattacaaaCATGAtggaagtattttttaatttaagaaactaaggcttagaCCAAGAAACTTGCCCATGGTCACTAGACTGTTGAAGGAGAATTAGATCTTAGCACTCTCCCTTTTGACACAATGTGTCCTCTCAATATGAACTGTTATAAGAGGCTGTGATATTGTCTTGAAAGATTTTAAGCTTTTGTTGAACACCCATTGTCTGGGTGATCGGGAGATTCAGGTGGTCCTAGTTGACTACATTTCCCAGGAGTGGCCACAGCCCTCTACAGTTtaatccttccttctctcctgtgttctctttttcttttatttatttattttttgagatggagtctccctctgttgcccaggctggagtgcagtggtgtgatcttggttaaCTGTaccctccgccacctgggttcaagcaattctcgtgctccagagtagctgggactacaggcacctgccatcatgcctgctaattttcatattttcagtagagat encodes:
- the LRRC57 gene encoding leucine-rich repeat-containing protein 57; this encodes MGNSALRAHVETAQKTGVFQLKDRGLTEFPADLQKLTSNLRTIDLSNNKIESLPPLLIGKFTLLKSLSLNNNKLTVLPDEICNLKKLETLSLNNNHLRELPSTFGQLSALKTLSLSGNQLGALPLQLCSLRHLDVVDLSKNQIRSIPDTVGELQVIELNLNQNQISQISVKISCCPRLKILRLEENCLELSMLPQSILSDSQICLLAVEGNLFEIKKLRELEGYDKYMERFTATKKKFA